The following proteins are co-located in the Acinetobacter shaoyimingii genome:
- a CDS encoding LysE family translocator: MSEFIAVILITILAVMSPGADFAIVTQNSYLYGRKIGIFTAAGIACGVLLHVIYTLIAIFFFLQYTSHFLNLIKFIGAIYLIYIGYKTFTQEPIQQSKSFNLISVYQAIRYGFLTNALNPKTTLFVISTYTQIVSISTPTIILIGYGLFMGFAHFVWFALVSIVFSSKALRKKMLDSQVFVNKVIGIILCILGCSLLFTHFN, encoded by the coding sequence ATGAGCGAGTTCATAGCAGTTATCCTCATCACAATTTTAGCCGTTATGAGTCCTGGTGCTGATTTTGCGATTGTGACTCAAAATAGTTATTTATATGGTCGTAAAATTGGTATTTTCACTGCAGCTGGAATTGCATGTGGCGTACTTTTGCATGTTATTTATACGTTAATTGCAATCTTCTTTTTTCTTCAATATACCTCACATTTCTTAAACCTAATTAAATTCATTGGTGCAATCTATTTGATTTATATTGGTTATAAAACCTTTACGCAAGAACCGATACAACAAAGTAAGAGTTTCAATTTAATCTCAGTTTATCAAGCCATTCGATATGGTTTCCTAACCAATGCGCTTAACCCTAAAACAACTTTATTTGTGATAAGTACATATACCCAAATTGTAAGTATTTCAACACCCACCATTATTCTGATTGGTTATGGATTATTTATGGGGTTTGCTCATTTTGTATGGTTTGCACTAGTCTCGATAGTTTTTTCTTCAAAGGCGTTAAGGAAAAAAATGTTAGACAGTCAAGTGTTCGTTAACAAAGTGATTGGTATTATTCTATGTATTCTAGGTTGTAGTCTTCTCTTCACGCACTTTAATTAA
- the fabR gene encoding HTH-type transcriptional repressor FabR: MSSSQVVESTTISVQDAVPVLEPITVRTVGRKATITKEELFQAALNLIGPQKSIASLSLREVAREAGIAPNSFYRHFKDIDELAIELIDRSAIALRKILHQARLKASRQSSIVRSSVEVFIEQLDADEGNLSLLLREGYTGSASYKEAVEKQLNYFQQELQEDLIRLERLNRSKMIRPDIVAKAITQLVFNMGAKVLNLPHEERKEVAEQTMIMIRMILEGARNLDEAQLR, translated from the coding sequence ATGTCTTCTTCTCAAGTTGTTGAATCGACCACTATTTCCGTCCAAGACGCTGTACCTGTTTTGGAACCTATCACTGTGCGTACAGTGGGTCGTAAAGCAACCATTACCAAAGAAGAACTGTTCCAAGCTGCATTGAATTTAATTGGACCTCAAAAAAGTATCGCCTCCCTCAGTTTACGTGAAGTGGCGCGTGAGGCAGGTATTGCACCAAACAGTTTTTATCGCCATTTTAAAGATATAGATGAACTGGCGATTGAACTGATCGATCGCTCGGCTATTGCACTACGGAAAATTCTGCATCAGGCACGTTTAAAAGCGTCTCGCCAAAGCAGTATTGTTCGTAGTTCAGTTGAAGTCTTTATTGAACAGTTGGATGCAGATGAAGGCAATTTGAGTTTATTGCTACGTGAAGGCTATACAGGTTCAGCATCGTATAAAGAAGCGGTTGAAAAGCAACTGAACTATTTTCAGCAAGAATTACAAGAAGATCTGATTCGTTTAGAGCGTTTAAATCGTAGCAAAATGATCCGTCCAGATATTGTCGCTAAAGCCATTACACAATTGGTATTCAATATGGGCGCAAAAGTGTTGAATTTACCGCATGAAGAACGTAAGGAAGTGGCTGAACAAACCATGATTATGATTCGAATGATTTTAGAAGGTGCGCGTAATTTGGATGAAGCGCAACTGCGTTAA
- a CDS encoding AMP-binding protein, protein MEAIKNSQQFEYLPTHIHYLLHWEKTSPTKTYLVQPLPNGEVKSYTWQEVADQVRRMAAYIQTLELEKPSQIAIFGKNSAHWIMADLAIWMAGHISVPLYTTLNAEGTEYVLEHSECKMLFIGKLDGIGDSWNAVKTIIPAGMTCVKLPLSPDYDAPTWEKITATTEPLENPELPDPNRLATIIYTSGSTGRPKGVMQSFSTLLAPSGELRTTFGVTEKERALSYLPLAHVAERIFIESSSLIGGFTVYFANSLETFIEDLNRAKPTIFFSVPRLWTKFYLGINEKISPKVQKVLFNLPVLGKVVKKKLLTKLGLDHVRFALTGAAPLPVNIIKWYRDLGLELLEVYGMTENSGYSHITQEGQYKSGYVGHVQKKVDCKIDENGEILVKSPGNMLGYFKNPEKTAEDLTPDGYLRTGDMGEIDETGRLRITGRVKDIFKTAKGKYVMPVPIEQKIGNNAMIESVCVGGASQVQPVAFIMLAEDVRNKLAEHQKTDEIEAELIALKNEINDTLESHEKLGYFVVIRELWTMDNDLLTPTMKIKRNKIEERYQPKLDDWYKQNKQVVWE, encoded by the coding sequence ATGGAAGCGATAAAAAATTCACAGCAATTTGAATATTTACCAACACATATTCATTATTTATTGCATTGGGAAAAAACCTCACCAACGAAAACGTACTTAGTTCAACCCTTGCCAAATGGCGAAGTGAAATCTTATACATGGCAAGAAGTTGCGGATCAAGTACGCCGTATGGCAGCCTATATTCAAACTTTAGAACTTGAGAAACCAAGTCAAATTGCCATATTTGGGAAAAATAGTGCGCATTGGATTATGGCGGATTTAGCCATCTGGATGGCAGGTCATATTTCAGTTCCTCTGTATACAACATTGAATGCTGAAGGCACAGAATACGTGCTTGAACATAGTGAATGCAAAATGTTGTTTATTGGGAAATTAGACGGAATTGGTGACAGTTGGAATGCGGTTAAAACTATTATTCCAGCAGGCATGACCTGCGTAAAATTACCATTATCACCTGATTATGATGCGCCGACTTGGGAAAAGATTACAGCGACAACTGAACCGCTTGAAAACCCTGAGCTACCAGATCCGAATCGATTAGCCACAATTATTTATACATCGGGTAGTACAGGACGTCCAAAAGGCGTGATGCAAAGTTTTTCTACATTGCTTGCGCCATCAGGTGAGTTAAGAACCACCTTTGGGGTGACTGAAAAAGAGCGTGCATTGTCTTATTTACCACTTGCACATGTGGCAGAGCGTATTTTTATTGAATCTTCATCTTTAATTGGTGGATTTACCGTTTATTTTGCCAACTCTCTAGAGACTTTTATTGAAGACTTAAATCGTGCTAAACCGACTATTTTCTTCTCGGTTCCACGTTTATGGACCAAGTTTTATTTGGGTATTAACGAAAAAATTTCGCCAAAAGTACAGAAGGTTTTATTCAATCTGCCTGTACTTGGCAAAGTTGTGAAAAAGAAACTCTTGACCAAATTGGGCTTGGATCATGTTCGCTTTGCTTTAACTGGAGCTGCCCCTTTACCTGTAAATATCATCAAATGGTATCGAGACCTAGGCTTAGAACTACTTGAAGTTTATGGTATGACTGAAAATTCTGGATATTCGCACATTACGCAAGAAGGGCAATATAAGAGCGGTTATGTTGGGCATGTACAGAAAAAAGTTGATTGTAAAATTGATGAAAATGGTGAAATTTTAGTGAAAAGTCCGGGCAATATGCTGGGCTATTTTAAAAATCCTGAAAAAACCGCAGAAGATTTAACACCAGATGGTTACCTCAGAACTGGGGATATGGGTGAAATTGATGAAACGGGACGTTTGCGAATTACTGGGCGTGTGAAAGATATTTTCAAAACCGCAAAAGGTAAATACGTCATGCCTGTGCCAATTGAACAGAAAATTGGTAATAATGCCATGATTGAATCTGTGTGCGTGGGTGGAGCAAGTCAGGTTCAACCTGTTGCATTTATCATGCTTGCAGAAGATGTACGTAATAAATTGGCTGAACACCAAAAAACAGATGAAATTGAAGCTGAATTAATCGCATTAAAAAATGAGATTAATGACACACTAGAGTCGCATGAAAAGCTCGGTTATTTTGTGGTGATTCGTGAACTTTGGACCATGGATAATGACCTGCTCACACCAACTATGAAAATCAAACGCAATAAGATTGAAGAACGTTACCAGCCAAAACTTGATGATTGGTATAAACAAAACAAACAAGTGGTTTGGGAATAA
- a CDS encoding enoyl-CoA hydratase-related protein: MLTCINTPYPYLDIKLSNGILTVTINRPEAKNALNIELYQNLSSIFIEADQSPDVRILLLKGNEHDFCAGNDMKSFLQLPQLPEAGQAGNTPPFILLKTVAQFTKPCIAAVRGVCIGVANTLLLHFDLVYADDSAIFQMPFVSLGLSLEGAASQLLVQRAGYHLAAELLFTAKKYDAETAFRAGIINAIVENPYTYADEQAQQLAALPLASLKAVKSLMKHNLEQILKCIDDEAEVVMQRAQSPEMFEAVSAFLQKRKPDFSQFN, encoded by the coding sequence ATGTTAACTTGCATAAATACCCCCTATCCATATTTAGACATAAAACTCAGCAATGGCATACTGACCGTAACTATCAACCGTCCTGAAGCCAAAAATGCGCTGAATATTGAGTTGTATCAAAATTTGAGTTCAATTTTTATAGAAGCTGATCAATCACCAGATGTGCGTATCTTGCTTTTAAAAGGGAATGAGCATGATTTTTGTGCTGGCAATGATATGAAGTCTTTCTTACAATTGCCGCAACTACCTGAAGCTGGGCAAGCTGGCAATACACCACCATTTATATTACTGAAAACGGTCGCCCAATTTACCAAACCATGTATTGCTGCGGTACGTGGTGTGTGTATTGGTGTGGCCAATACTTTGCTTCTACATTTTGATTTGGTCTATGCCGATGATTCAGCTATTTTCCAAATGCCATTTGTCAGTTTAGGATTATCCCTTGAAGGTGCAGCAAGCCAACTCTTGGTACAACGTGCGGGTTATCATCTAGCGGCTGAACTCTTATTCACTGCAAAAAAATATGATGCTGAAACCGCTTTTCGAGCAGGCATTATTAATGCCATTGTGGAAAATCCTTATACTTATGCAGATGAACAAGCTCAGCAATTGGCGGCTTTACCTTTAGCTTCTTTAAAAGCAGTAAAATCTTTAATGAAGCATAATCTTGAGCAAATTTTAAAATGTATTGATGATGAAGCCGAAGTGGTCATGCAACGTGCGCAATCACCTGAAATGTTTGAAGCCGTGTCTGCTTTTTTGCAAAAGAGAAAACCTGATTTTAGTCAGTTTAACTAA
- a CDS encoding LysR family transcriptional regulator: MIERISLNSLKFFYFVAKCGSVTKAAEYLFVTQSAVSKQIYNLEDALNLKLFERKNKSLILTAQGQILFECTQRVFNQLDDCLMELQVNQNKPFVISCEPTFSMKWLIPRLSQFKAQGHNFDIVLLTSGGQVDFENHQIDLAIRRNDFDWGEHLFSEKIADEFIVAVQNKHQHKIEHLLISKSRPNLFQNLYKHSELKKILVESTKVDLEHFYLCLEGCIAGLGATIMSIYMIEKELQNHVLKKISPLIQDGSAYYLLSNTAFEHDQRKIMFLDWLQQQMKECQSRLLIES; encoded by the coding sequence ATGATTGAAAGGATATCGCTAAATTCACTCAAATTTTTTTATTTTGTTGCAAAATGCGGTAGTGTCACTAAAGCTGCTGAATATTTGTTTGTTACTCAAAGTGCAGTAAGTAAGCAGATTTATAACTTAGAAGATGCGCTTAACCTAAAATTGTTTGAAAGAAAAAATAAAAGTTTAATATTAACTGCTCAAGGTCAGATACTATTTGAGTGTACGCAGCGAGTCTTTAATCAATTAGATGACTGCTTGATGGAATTGCAAGTGAATCAGAATAAACCATTTGTCATTTCTTGTGAGCCAACTTTTTCAATGAAATGGCTTATTCCCCGCTTATCCCAATTCAAAGCACAAGGACACAATTTTGACATTGTTTTGCTTACAAGTGGTGGTCAAGTGGATTTTGAAAATCATCAAATTGATCTTGCAATACGACGAAATGATTTTGATTGGGGAGAACATCTATTTAGTGAGAAAATTGCGGATGAATTTATTGTTGCAGTTCAAAATAAACATCAACATAAAATTGAACATTTACTCATTTCAAAATCTAGACCAAATTTATTTCAAAACCTTTATAAGCATTCGGAGTTAAAAAAAATCTTAGTTGAAAGCACCAAAGTGGATTTGGAACATTTTTATTTGTGTTTGGAAGGGTGTATTGCAGGTCTTGGTGCAACAATAATGTCAATTTATATGATTGAAAAAGAACTGCAAAACCATGTACTCAAAAAAATATCACCACTAATACAAGATGGTTCAGCATATTATTTATTGTCCAATACAGCTTTTGAACACGATCAAAGAAAGATCATGTTTTTAGATTGGCTACAACAGCAAATGAAAGAATGTCAGTCAAGATTGTTGATAGAGTCATAA
- a CDS encoding ferredoxin reductase, which yields MQAVKNRNSSINSIVESVFDKDAANFWLQKFNPLWSFNQALGKIINKDQTAVDTVSLTIQTNKKFKLGEAGQHHPVIVTVNGRCFERTYSLTQLDVDHVLLTVKRVDQGIVSNWLIEKAQLGDVIEFGQPYGDMLLPQPSSPLLLLAAGSGITPMYSLIKAALKSNVSTPIQLMYWMKHEADAAFKAELEMLAEKHANLKVQLFHTQSEHPDSRLNESYLNQVSNLENTTVYACGPSGFVSTAEQVFKSAQSFKSEAFSLSHLASDDVGFINVTLTKSHKTVAIPKGQSILVGLEQQNIQPTHGCRMGICNKCACNKAQGSTKNLVNGATNTEPGHLLKICVNSAQSDLTIDL from the coding sequence ATGCAAGCTGTAAAAAATCGAAATTCATCTATAAATTCAATAGTTGAGAGCGTTTTTGATAAAGATGCTGCTAATTTTTGGCTTCAAAAATTCAATCCGCTTTGGTCATTCAATCAAGCCTTGGGCAAGATTATCAATAAAGATCAAACCGCAGTTGATACCGTTAGTCTGACCATTCAAACCAATAAAAAATTTAAATTGGGAGAAGCGGGTCAACATCATCCTGTCATCGTGACCGTTAATGGTCGCTGTTTTGAACGTACATATAGTTTGACCCAGTTAGACGTTGATCATGTGCTTTTGACGGTAAAACGCGTAGATCAAGGCATTGTGAGCAATTGGTTGATTGAAAAAGCACAATTGGGTGATGTCATTGAGTTTGGGCAACCTTATGGTGATATGTTGCTTCCTCAGCCTTCATCGCCATTATTGCTTTTGGCTGCGGGAAGTGGAATTACGCCAATGTACAGCTTAATCAAGGCGGCACTGAAGTCTAATGTTTCTACACCTATTCAGTTGATGTACTGGATGAAACATGAAGCAGATGCTGCGTTTAAAGCTGAATTAGAGATGTTGGCAGAAAAGCATGCCAATCTTAAGGTTCAACTTTTTCATACTCAATCTGAACATCCAGATTCTAGATTAAATGAAAGTTATTTAAATCAAGTTTCAAATCTTGAAAACACGACAGTCTATGCATGTGGACCATCAGGCTTTGTATCTACAGCAGAGCAAGTCTTTAAGTCTGCACAATCATTTAAAAGTGAAGCGTTTAGCTTAAGTCACTTAGCTTCGGATGATGTTGGATTTATTAATGTAACGCTGACTAAATCCCATAAGACCGTTGCGATTCCAAAAGGCCAATCTATTTTGGTGGGTCTGGAACAACAAAATATTCAACCTACCCATGGGTGTCGAATGGGCATTTGCAACAAGTGTGCATGTAATAAAGCTCAAGGTTCAACTAAAAATTTAGTGAATGGTGCAACCAATACTGAACCGGGTCACTTGTTAAAAATTTGTGTGAATTCAGCTCAATCTGATCTAACGATTGACCTATAA